A segment of the Desulfonauticus submarinus genome:
AAGAGCAAAGCGAGAATACGAGATACTAGAAACTTTTGAGGCAGGTTTAGTGCTTCAGGGCTCAGAGGTTAAGTCTTTGAGATTAGGGCGAATTAGCTTTAAAGATGGATATGTTCGGTTTCATAATGAAGAAGCCTTTTTAGTGGGAGTACATATTGCTCCTTATGAAAATGCTGGTTATGCTCAACACGATCCAGAGAGAGAACGAAAACTTCTTTTACATAAAAGAGAGATAAGAAGCTTAATGGGTAAGGTAGAACAAAAAGGACTTACGGTAATACCTTTGAAGGTATATTTTAAAAATGGTAAAGCTAAAGTAGAGCTAGGATTGGCTAAAGGTAAAAAGTTGCACGATGTTCGAGAAGAATTAAAACGGAGAACTATTGCCAGAGAAATGGCTAGGGAAATGGCTAGATTTAAGTAATTTTTTAAATAAAAAATTTTAAACTGTAGATTAACAATTGTTAACTTCTAAGCAAAAAAAGTTTTTAAATTCCATTTTTAATCCCAAAGAGATTATTTGGGAAAAGGCTAGTTTATTTGCTTATGGCGTAGATAGTAGTTCTTTACATGGCGAGCCAGAAGTAGTTGTATTGCCTTCCAAAGTCGATCAAATTCAAAAATTGCTTTTTTTTGCCCAAAACGAAGGTATTCATATTGTCCCTAGAGGAAGGGGTACAGGAAGAGCTGGAGCATGTGTGCCAAAAAAAGGCATAGTAGTTTCTTTATTAAAATTAAATCATATTATAGAGATAAGAAAGAATGATTTTGTTGTGATTGTAGAACCAGGAGTTATTACTTATAATTTACAACAAGAGTTAAAAAAATATAATTTGTTTTATCCTCCTGATCCTGCATCTGTAAAATTTTCTACTATTGGAGGAAATGTAGCAACAAATGCAGGAGGAATGCAAGCTTTGAAATATGGAGTAACAGGAGATTATGTCTTAGGTTTGGAAGTTGTTTTAGCAGACGGAACGTTGTTGAATCTTAAAAATTTTTGTCATAAAAACGTATGCGGTCTTAATTTAGCAAAACTTTTTGTTGGTTCAGAAGGTACTTTAGGTATAATTTCAAAAATTTACTTAAAAGTTTTACCTTTACCAAACTATTCTGTCTCTATTTTATTTGGATTTAAATCTCTTGATAAAGCAATTTCAAATATCCTTAATTTATTTAAGGAAGGTTTTTTGCCATGTGCATTAGAGATTATAGATAAAAATTGTTTAAATGCCATTTCAAAAGTAGATAGCTTGCCGTGGGAAAAAGATTTAAATATTCAAACAGTTTTAATTGTAAAGTTTGATGGAACAGAGAATAGTGTAAAAGAAGATATTAACAGAGTGTTATCTTTATTTTCTGCAGATGTGAGTATTGTAGGCAAAACAGAAGAGGAACAAGAAAAAATTTGGGAACTTAGAAGAAAAATAAGTCCAGCTGCTTATAGGTTAAAACCAGCTAAGCTTAGCGAAGATTTTACTGTTCCAAGAGGTAAAATAGGTGAATTTTTAAGAGCAGGAGAGAGATTATCCAACCAGTATGATTTGCCTGTATTGACGTTTGGCCATGTGGGGGATGGAAATATTCATACTAATATTATGTATGATCCAGAAAAGATAGAGGATAGAAAAAAGGCCGATAAGATTCATAGGTTATTATTAGAGAAAACTTTAGAATTGGAAGGCACTATTACAGGAGAGCATGGTATTGGTCTTCTTAAAAAGAAGTATATAGGATTACAATTAGATTCCAATACCTTGCAAATAATGAATGCTATAAAATGTACTTTAGATCCTAATAATATTTTAAATCCTGGAAAAGCCTTTTAGGTTAGTATTTTTAATGGTTTTTTAAACAAATTATTTTTCAAATAAAATCAATTATTTTTTATTTATTTTTTGTCCAGTATAATAGAAAATAAGCTCCCCATAAGATTAAAATCATATTTGCATTTAGCCACAGCAAAAATAGAACAATAGAAGATAATGTTCCATATACTAGGCTATAATTTGGTTGATTCCATAATATGTGGCTGAAGAATTTAGTAATTATTTCATTTATAAATGATATACACAGAGATAAATAGATACTTGGCCAAAAAGGTTGTTTTTCAGCTGGTAATACTTGGTATAGTAAAAAAATTATTGTTCCCATGCCAAGTATAGTCCAAATGTCTGGTGCTATAGAAGGTAAAAATTTGTTTGGAATATGTTTTAAAATTTGCATTATAAACATTAGAGCAAGTAAACTTATACTTATTAAAGGACCAATAAGCCACGGTAAAGGCAAGTGCCAATATTTCTTTTTTAAAGACTTTTGATAGATAAAATTAAAAGTAGTTTGGAGAGCACTGAAAAATAGGCCAGATGTCCAAAAAATAAAAATAAAGCTAAGCCCACTAAAACTAGGCGCGGATTGTAAAAAGTTATTTAATTGGTTTAAAACTAACTTTTTAGCCCAAGGCAAGATAGCTAGTTTTGTTTGAATAAATTGTTGGACAAGTAGAGTATCTCCCCAGAATAACCCTGCTAAGGATAAAAATAGGCAAATCAACGGGATAAAAGAAAGCAGAGCATAAAATGTAAGGCCAGCAGAGTATAGAAATCCCTGCTGACGTAAAAATGCTTTTGTACTTTGCCAAATGGTTTTTAAGAGATGTTTGATAAAGCTCATAAATCTTTTTTAAGATTATTTTTATTTAAGTAAAGAAGTTGTTTTGATTTTGCTTAAGAGACTAGTTTGGGTTTTTGTTTTTAGCAAGTAATTAAAAACGACATGGTAAAAATATGCTTAGGAAGTTAAAATATTACTGGAATTAGGCCACGTGTTGATTAATGATTGTAAGAGCTAATCTTAGTAAAGTTTATTGAATGTTATCTAGGTTGCTTTTGAGTATATTTTTTTTTATGTGTTTTTTAAAGGGGGCGTAGCTCAATTGGGAGAGCGCAGGCATCGCAAGCCTGAGGTCGGGGGTTCGATTCCCCTCGCCTCCACCATTTTTTGTTTTATAACAATTTCAACATTATTTACACCCTACCTGTTAGTTTGAAAATTGTTTTTTATTTTTAAGAAAGAGCTTTTCCTTGACTTGTTATTTACTCTATTTCAAACTAAACCAATTTTATAATCTAAAGCAAGAATATCTTTAAGGATAATTTTTAAAAGGAGGCCTTTGCGCAATGAGTGATTATAAAGATACTTTAAATTTGCCTAAAACTTCATTTCCTATGCGTGCAAATTTAGTTAAAAATGAGCCTAAGATGTTGGAATTTTGGCAAAAAATAGATGTATATCAACAAATGATTTCTAAACAAGATAAAAAGCATCGCTATACTTTACATGATGGTCCACCTTATGCCAATGGCCATATTCATTTAGGTACTTCTTTAAATAAAATATTAAAAGACATTATTATTAAG
Coding sequences within it:
- a CDS encoding FAD-binding oxidoreductase; this encodes MLTSKQKKFLNSIFNPKEIIWEKASLFAYGVDSSSLHGEPEVVVLPSKVDQIQKLLFFAQNEGIHIVPRGRGTGRAGACVPKKGIVVSLLKLNHIIEIRKNDFVVIVEPGVITYNLQQELKKYNLFYPPDPASVKFSTIGGNVATNAGGMQALKYGVTGDYVLGLEVVLADGTLLNLKNFCHKNVCGLNLAKLFVGSEGTLGIISKIYLKVLPLPNYSVSILFGFKSLDKAISNILNLFKEGFLPCALEIIDKNCLNAISKVDSLPWEKDLNIQTVLIVKFDGTENSVKEDINRVLSLFSADVSIVGKTEEEQEKIWELRRKISPAAYRLKPAKLSEDFTVPRGKIGEFLRAGERLSNQYDLPVLTFGHVGDGNIHTNIMYDPEKIEDRKKADKIHRLLLEKTLELEGTITGEHGIGLLKKKYIGLQLDSNTLQIMNAIKCTLDPNNILNPGKAF
- a CDS encoding YihY/virulence factor BrkB family protein; the encoded protein is MSFIKHLLKTIWQSTKAFLRQQGFLYSAGLTFYALLSFIPLICLFLSLAGLFWGDTLLVQQFIQTKLAILPWAKKLVLNQLNNFLQSAPSFSGLSFIFIFWTSGLFFSALQTTFNFIYQKSLKKKYWHLPLPWLIGPLISISLLALMFIMQILKHIPNKFLPSIAPDIWTILGMGTIIFLLYQVLPAEKQPFWPSIYLSLCISFINEIITKFFSHILWNQPNYSLVYGTLSSIVLFLLWLNANMILILWGAYFLLYWTKNK
- the smpB gene encoding SsrA-binding protein SmpB, producing the protein MSKKNLGMKIIGVNKRAKREYEILETFEAGLVLQGSEVKSLRLGRISFKDGYVRFHNEEAFLVGVHIAPYENAGYAQHDPERERKLLLHKREIRSLMGKVEQKGLTVIPLKVYFKNGKAKVELGLAKGKKLHDVREELKRRTIAREMAREMARFK